GAGAATGGTAGAGGTGGCGGTTAAATGAAAAAAGTGCGTTTTTTCTGGTGGTTATTTACTGTTTTTGTGGTGTCTTGGATAGCGCTTCCTCAGAGTTTTGCGGAATCACTGTGGAGCGATGATGCCTGGTTTGCAGACCCTTATTCTGATTACCGGGCTTCTCGAGAGGGGGATATTCTGACCGTCATCATAACCGAAAATTTGGAAGGGAAAAACAGTGCCACCAGCAGTGGAGGAAGCTCAGTGGATATTTCCATGGAAGCAGGGCAGGGAATTTTCGATTTCGTGCCACCTGCTTCTTTTAAAAGACAAAGCACTCGCCAGGGAGAGAGGAGCAATCAGAGACAGATGAGCCTGAGTGGGGTTATTACCTGCCAGGTGGTAGAAGTGCTGGAAAATGGAAATCTCAGAATTGCTGGCAGTAAAGAAATTTATTTGAACAAAGAACGGGAGATAATGCATATCGAGGGCGTGGTAAATCCGAGGTTTATATCCGCTCAGAATACAGTTTACTCAACTCAACTGGTTGACGTGATCATTAAGCTGGAGGGAACCTTGAAACCCAAGCAAAGATCAGGACTTATTGGTATTCTGGGTGGCCTTTTTGGTTCCATCCTGGATATCCTCTTTTAGTTTTCCGGTTCTGGAGGTGGCCTGAGCACCGTGGGCAGGATTATTGTTTTCATGACGGTGGTGATCATAGCGGTTCTTTGTTGTGCCGTTTTTGTCGGTGCAGAGACGGTACGTATCAAAGACATTACCCAGGTTGAGGGAGTGAGGGGAAACCAGCTGGTAGGTTA
This portion of the Thermatribacter velox genome encodes:
- a CDS encoding flagellar basal body L-ring protein FlgH, translated to MKKVRFFWWLFTVFVVSWIALPQSFAESLWSDDAWFADPYSDYRASREGDILTVIITENLEGKNSATSSGGSSVDISMEAGQGIFDFVPPASFKRQSTRQGERSNQRQMSLSGVITCQVVEVLENGNLRIAGSKEIYLNKEREIMHIEGVVNPRFISAQNTVYSTQLVDVIIKLEGTLKPKQRSGLIGILGGLFGSILDILF